One genomic window of Ziziphus jujuba cultivar Dongzao chromosome 4, ASM3175591v1 includes the following:
- the LOC107405422 gene encoding STOREKEEPER protein isoform X1 has product MSPKCLFASDHEDDDENELEYDASSTMKKCSFSSKISKPQSPSHGDSEHKTDSESESCNTYGSPSASDFTIKPIVSKPTSMEDSSKPKMKNKAHPTAEPEHEQSVKDSKKRKVSDDVDAKKGSGLNRLWNQDDEIAILNGMIEYRFKKGSDPNADYNAFYEFVKNTIQANVSKNQLMEKIRRLKKKYKINAQKTLDGDHVFPNPHEKIIFDLGKKIWETSVYDNDDGIKCNGTLRQSNGGDKDEAEDVVEKKNDENGEMEKNQTEEFWSNHPSLNESLRLMKCVPGSEWIVNATKRILPLIEKSRVKELEDRWSKLHLEEIALYLHKIELIQEQGNVVEMIHHEKLESEPLLFLHEKPRKSIFRFIFFKSS; this is encoded by the exons ATGTCTCCTAAATGTCTTTTTGCATCCGATCATGAGGATGACGATGAAAACGAGCTTGAATACGATGCCTCATCTACTATGAAAAAGTGTTCTTTTTCCTCCAAGATTTCGAAACCCCAATCACCCTCCCATGGCGATTCAGAACACAAGACGGACTCTGAATCTGAATCCTGCAACACTTATGGGTCGCCTTCGGCTTCCGACTTCACCATCAAGCCCATTGTGTCCAAACCCACCTCCATGGAAGATTCTTCCAAGCCAAAGATGAAGAACAAGGCCCATCCAACGGCTGAACCGGAACACGAACAGAGTGTGAAGGATTCAAAAAAGAGGAAGGTATCCGATGATGTGGATGCAAAAAAAGGATCTGGGTTAAATCGATTGTGGAACCAGGACGACGAGATTGCAATCTTGAATGGTATGATAGAGTACCGGTTCAAGAAAGGTTCGGATCCAAATGCCGATTACAATGCATTTTATGAATTTGTTAAGAATACTATCCAGGCGAATGTGTCAAAGAACCAGTTGATGGAGAAGATTAGGAGGTTGAAGAAGAAGTACAAGATCAATGCCCAAAAGACTCTGGATGGAGACCATGTATTTCCTAATCCCCATGAGAAGATAATCTTCGACCTGGGCAAGAAGATTTGGGAAACTAGTGtatatgataatgatgatgggATTAAATGTAACGGGACTCTGAGACAGAGTAATGGCGGTGACAAGGATGAAGCAGAAGATGTGGTTGAGAAGAAGAATGATGAAAATGGAGAGATGGAGAAGAATCAAACAGAAGAGTTTTGGTCTAATCATCCGAGTTTGAATGAGTCTCTGAGATTGATGAAATGTGTACCGGGTTCGGAGTGGATTGTGAATGCTACTAAGAGAATATTGCCTTTGATTGAGAAATCAAGGGTGAAGGAATTGGAGGATAGGTGGAGCAAGTTGCATTTAGAGGAAATTGCTTTGTACTTACATAAGATTGAATTGATTCAAGAACAAG gAAATGTTGTAGAGATGATCCACCATGAAAAATTAGAATCAGAGCCTCTGCTTTTCCTACATGAGAAACCAAGAAAGTCCATTTTtcgcttcattttttttaagtctAGCTAG
- the LOC107417019 gene encoding agamous-like MADS-box protein AGL104 isoform X1: protein MEALQEKLQQVSQRHQKAQEKMKIYNPDLKNITSVHEAQVYQQFLTDSLRHVEKLKAELLGKQIMVQESGTVEVISPNIKNMGLMTEGSAEASRNRNSTANDHDQPKTT from the exons ATGGAG GCTCTTCAGGAGAAACTCCAGCAAGTCAGTCAGCGCCATCAAAAGGCACAGGAAAAGATGAA GATTTACAATCCAGATCTGAAGAACATTACCTCAGTTCATGAAGCTCAAGTGTACCAGCAATTCCTTACCGATTCACTTCGACATGTAGAGAAGCTGAAG GCAGAGTTGCTTGGTAAACAAATCATGGTACAAGAATCTGGGACTGTGGAG GTGATTTCTCCCAACATAAAAAATATGGGGTTGATGACTGAAGGGTCTGCAGAAGCTAGCAGGAATAG GAATTCCACAGCAAATGATCATGACCAGCCAAAAACAACATAA
- the LOC107417019 gene encoding agamous-like MADS-box protein AGL104 isoform X2 has protein sequence MEALQEKLQQVSQRHQKAQEKMKIYNPDLKNITSVHEAQVYQQFLTDSLRHVEKLKAELLGKQIMVQESGTVEVTWLERTENTIWNSTANDHDQPKTT, from the exons ATGGAG GCTCTTCAGGAGAAACTCCAGCAAGTCAGTCAGCGCCATCAAAAGGCACAGGAAAAGATGAA GATTTACAATCCAGATCTGAAGAACATTACCTCAGTTCATGAAGCTCAAGTGTACCAGCAATTCCTTACCGATTCACTTCGACATGTAGAGAAGCTGAAG GCAGAGTTGCTTGGTAAACAAATCATGGTACAAGAATCTGGGACTGTGGAGGTAACATGGCTGGAAAGAACAGAAAATACAATATG GAATTCCACAGCAAATGATCATGACCAGCCAAAAACAACATAA
- the LOC107405422 gene encoding STOREKEEPER protein isoform X2: MSPKCLFASDHEDDDENELEYDASSTMKKCSFSSKISKPQSPSHGDSEHKTDSESESCNTYGSPSASDFTIKPIVSKPTSMEDSSKPKMKNKAHPTAEPEHEQSVKDSKKRKVSDDVDAKKGSGLNRLWNQDDEIAILNGMIEYRFKKGSDPNADYNAFYEFVKNTIQANVSKNQLMEKIRRLKKKYKINAQKTLDGDHVFPNPHEKIIFDLGKKIWETSVYDNDDGIKCNGTLRQSNGGDKDEAEDVVEKKNDENGEMEKNQTEEFWSNHPSLNESLRLMKCVPGSEWIVNATKRILPLIEKSRVKELEDRWSKLHLEEIALYLHKIELIQEQGLRFKRQSKALQSLEMNHVFRCSSC; encoded by the exons ATGTCTCCTAAATGTCTTTTTGCATCCGATCATGAGGATGACGATGAAAACGAGCTTGAATACGATGCCTCATCTACTATGAAAAAGTGTTCTTTTTCCTCCAAGATTTCGAAACCCCAATCACCCTCCCATGGCGATTCAGAACACAAGACGGACTCTGAATCTGAATCCTGCAACACTTATGGGTCGCCTTCGGCTTCCGACTTCACCATCAAGCCCATTGTGTCCAAACCCACCTCCATGGAAGATTCTTCCAAGCCAAAGATGAAGAACAAGGCCCATCCAACGGCTGAACCGGAACACGAACAGAGTGTGAAGGATTCAAAAAAGAGGAAGGTATCCGATGATGTGGATGCAAAAAAAGGATCTGGGTTAAATCGATTGTGGAACCAGGACGACGAGATTGCAATCTTGAATGGTATGATAGAGTACCGGTTCAAGAAAGGTTCGGATCCAAATGCCGATTACAATGCATTTTATGAATTTGTTAAGAATACTATCCAGGCGAATGTGTCAAAGAACCAGTTGATGGAGAAGATTAGGAGGTTGAAGAAGAAGTACAAGATCAATGCCCAAAAGACTCTGGATGGAGACCATGTATTTCCTAATCCCCATGAGAAGATAATCTTCGACCTGGGCAAGAAGATTTGGGAAACTAGTGtatatgataatgatgatgggATTAAATGTAACGGGACTCTGAGACAGAGTAATGGCGGTGACAAGGATGAAGCAGAAGATGTGGTTGAGAAGAAGAATGATGAAAATGGAGAGATGGAGAAGAATCAAACAGAAGAGTTTTGGTCTAATCATCCGAGTTTGAATGAGTCTCTGAGATTGATGAAATGTGTACCGGGTTCGGAGTGGATTGTGAATGCTACTAAGAGAATATTGCCTTTGATTGAGAAATCAAGGGTGAAGGAATTGGAGGATAGGTGGAGCAAGTTGCATTTAGAGGAAATTGCTTTGTACTTACATAAGATTGAATTGATTCAAGAACAAG GTCTTAGATTTAAGAGACAGAGTAAGGCATTGCAGTCTCTCGAAATGAATCATGTTTTCCGTTGTAGCTCCTGTTAG
- the LOC107407343 gene encoding pentatricopeptide repeat-containing protein At3g12770-like, with amino-acid sequence MNGNLYLKFFKSHKEIVLHKSQYTTNATIHSEQYHAVYPPFSSLQCGSILQWLTKIKDFTKAQQLHALMVTSGNLQDNAYLNTKLTAVYACYGRMAEAQVIFNDTVLKNSFLWNSMIRGFACYGHSLRSLLLYREMLYYGQKADNFTYPFVLKACGDLVLVEIGRRVHGEVVVSGLESDMYVSNSLMAMYSKFGDMEWARVVFDRMLKRDLTSWNTMISGYVNDENPSEAMVIFELLQNSGLSADGTTLLGLLSACAKLMAVRQGKAIHGYIVRNNGEIFNDFLTNALIEMYCTCKSVIDARLLFEGAKCKDVVSWNSMISGYERNGNAFESIKLFCRMVKEEAVPDEVTVVAVLGACGQVTALEFGMSVHSYLLKEGYGVNITVATALLDMYSKCGSLSCSRHVFDDMPEKRMVSWSAMIAGYGAHGRGREAISIFHEMLENSFIPDEGVFTSVLSAYSHAGLVNEGRDFFHRMTMEYNVKPGLAHYSCLVDLLGRAGNLDEAYDLIQTMEVNPTSDIWAALLSACRLHRNVKLAEISAQKVFEMKPTDVSSYICLSNVYASEKRWDDVNRIRTLIRRKGLIKSPGCSFIVLDKMIHRFLVGDKSHQQTPDIYAKLEDLNLELKEAGYKPDTSSVFYDVEEDVKEKMLWDHSERLAIAFALIKTRPGTTIRITKNLRVCGDCHTVTKMISKLMCREIIMRDIHRFHHFKDGLCSCGDYW; translated from the coding sequence atgaatggGAATCTGTATCTCAAATTCTTCAAATCCCATAAAGAAATCGTCCTCCATAAATCTCAGTATACCACCAATGCCACTATCCATTCCGAACAGTATCATGCTGTTTACCCACCTTTCTCTTCTCTGCAATGTGGAAGTATTCTGCAGTGGCTCACTAAAATCAAAGACTTCACAAAAGCCCAGCAACTCCATGCCCTCATGGTCACTTCTGGAAACCTTCAAGACAATGCATATCTCAATACCAAACTTACTGCCGTTTATGCTTGTTATGGTAGGATGGCGGAAGCCCAGGTCATTTTTAATGATACTGTATTGAAAAATTCTTTCTTGTGGAATTCCATGATCAGGGGCTTTGCTTGTTATGGCCATTCTTTGCGTTCCCTTCTTTTGTACCGTGAAATGTTATATTACGGACAAAAGGCGGATAATTTTACCTACCCTTTTGTTCTCAAGGCGTGTGGTGATCTAGTGCTTGTGGAAATTGGGAGGAGAGTGCATGGTGAGGTGGTGGTTAGTGGGTTAGAGTCGGACATGTATGTGTCTAATTCTCTTATGGCAATGTACTCGAAGTTTGGGGATATGGAATGGGCAAGGGTGGTGTTTGATAGAATGCTTAAGAGAGATTTGACTTCTTGGAATACCATGATATCAGGTTATGTGAATGATGAAAACCCAAGCGAAGCTATGGTTATTTTTGAATTACTGCAAAATTCTGGATTGAGTGCGGACGGGACAACTTTGCTAGGTCTCCTATCTGCATGTGCTAAGTTAATGGCCGTGAGGCAGGGGAAAGCAATCCATGGTTATATAGTTCGAAataatggagaaatatttaatgACTTTTTAACAAATGCTCTTATTGAAATGTACTGTACATGTAAATCTGTGATTGATGCTAGGCTTTTATTTGAAGGAGCAAAATGCAAAGACGTCGTGTCATGGAACTCTATGATTTCTGGTTATGAACGGAATGGTAATGCTTTTGAAAGCATAAAACTTTTCTGTCGAATGGTTAAGGAAGAAGCAGTGCCTGATGAAGTAACTGTAGTGGCTGTGCTTGGAGCATGTGGCCAAGTCACTGCCTTGGAGTTTGGCATGTCCGTTCATTCTTATCTTTTAAAGGAAGGGTATGGGGTGAATATCACAGTGGCAACAGCACTTCTAGACATGTACTCTAAATGTGGAAGTTTGTCTTGTTCACGTCATGTTTTTGATGATATGCCAGAAAAAAGAATGGTTTCATGGAGTGCTATGATTGCAGGGTATGGGGCTCATGGGAGGGGAAGAGAGGCTATCTCTATTTTTCATGAAATGTTAGAAAACTCTTTTATTCCAGATGAGGGTGTCTTTACTTCAGTTCTGTCAGCATATAGCCATGCGGGCTTGGTTAATGAGGGTAGAGATTTTTTCCACAGAATGACCATGGAATACAACGTGAAGCCTGGTCTTGCTCACTATTCATGTTTGGTGGATCTTCTTGGCAGGGCAGGGAACTTAGATGAAGCATATGACCTTATCCAGACTATGGAAGTTAACCCAACTAGTGATATATGGGCTGCGCTTCTATCTGCCTGCAGGCTTCACAGAAATGTCAAGCTGGCAGAGATTTCAGCTCAGAAGGTTTTCGAGATGAAGCCAACAGATGTCAGCAGCTACATCTGCCTTTCTAATGTATATGCTTCTGAGAAACGATGGGATGATGTAAATAGGATTAGAACCCTGATAAGGAGGAAGGGCTTGATAAAATCACCGGGTTGCAGCTTCATTGTGTTAGATAAGATGATTCATCGATTCTTAGTTGGTGATAAATCACATCAACAGACACCGGATATATATGCCAAGTTGGAAGACTTGAATTTGGAACTCAAAGAGGCTGGATACAAGCCTGATACCAGCTCAGTGTTCTATGATGTTGAGGAGGATGTAAAGGAGAAGATGCTTTGGGATCATAGTGAGAGATTGGCAATTGCTTTTGCTCTCATTAAGACCAGACCAGGGACGACAATCAGGATTACTAAGAATCTTCGTGTATGTGGTGATTGCCACACAGTAACAAAAATGATTTCTAAGCTTATGTG
- the LOC132803614 gene encoding agamous-like MADS-box protein AGL66 → MGRQKRLMMKIDNPCSRHTTYSKRRDGILKKASELSVLCDADVGLLMFSPSGRLTSFSSNGRIEDVFLRYVDQPNELRGGPVSNEDYFYQRLRELKHEGEMLEKLSKYDFLSP, encoded by the exons ATGGGTCGCCAGAAGCGCCTAATGATGAAAATTGATAATCCTTGTTCACGTCATACAACGTATTCCAAGCGTAGAGATGGAATTCTGAAGAAGGCCTCTGAATTGTCTGTGTTATGTGATGCAGATGTTGGCCTTTTAATGTTTTCTCCTTCTGGTCGATTGACTAGCTTTTCTAGCAATGGCAG GATAGAAGATGTTTTTCTTCGTTACGTGGACCAGCCTAATGAACTACGGGGAGG ACCAGTTTCAAATGAGgat TATTTCTACCAAAGACTAAGGGAATTGAAACATGAAGGAGAAATGCTAGAAAAGTTATCTAAGTATGATTTTCTCTCCCCATAG
- the LOC107417021 gene encoding formin-like protein 3, producing the protein MELRRAGYTAIFLILLCAFIIGSSLGKKKVAELFSNINGDSCISQKTDGNMAEKDWIHCRKELIDRKSEVENIDWYIPQETTSDWRSVYLTKRSIYNAIIVLPAHMKQELFDCLRKKSSAFHVSDNKTSSKLFMKCVELIFGWPHAPRRYLASKLHQSKAPSPTPDKAPTPAVSAPAPSDQSPSSTPSPSPSPGPSPARSPTPSPTPSPTPQAQVEPPAKPVILTNTPKVRPPPPARKRSPPAPHPPPPKKDDKNQAKTIVIAAAAAGAVAVIALLLCCCLKRRRKKVDPAFRIKDDRPLLNMSLSDFSAGSSQKSMSLGNSNNTEFIANGTKFANNQSMKSENCDSSVAEPIPSVAASSAVFPPLKPPPGRLASPSPAPPPPAPPPTPPPPPRPSAPSPPPPPPPGPRPPPPPKLGRPPPAPPKPMAGKTQLSGPKPNGGSSEGEDTDADSGAHKAKLKPFFWDKVLANPNDQSMVWHEISGGSFQFNEEMIESLFGYNNPVGKNKNERKKESSSLEPAVQYIQIIDPKKAQNLAILLRALNVTIEEVVDALREGNELPMELIQTLLKMAPTTEEELKLRLFTGDISQLGPAERFLKILVDIPFAFKRLESIMFMTSLQEEASGVKESLASLEVGCNKLRKSRLFLKLLEAVLKTGNRMNDGTYRGGAQAFRLDTLLKLSDVKGIDGKTTLLHFVVREIIRSEGIRAVRTARASQSMSSVRTEDFVEELGEESEEHYRSLGLQVVSGLRDELEDVKKAAIIDADSLTSTVSKLGQSLVKARDFLRVEMQNLDEDSEFHRTLKSFVEHAETDVTLLLEEEKRIMTLVKSTADYFHGKAGRDEGLRLFVIVRDFLIILDKVCKEIKDSTEKAAKTTTSKKDSQTAAATSENHQPTPSDIHQRLFPAIAGRRIDDDDSSSDDESPSP; encoded by the exons ATGGAATTGAGAAGAGCAGGTTACACAGCTATTTTCTTGATTCTGCTTTGTGCATTCATAATTGGGAGCTCACTTGGGAAGAAGAAGGTAGCTGAATTGTTTTCCAACATTAATGGAGATAGTTGTATTTCGCAGAAGACGGATGGAAACATG GCAGAGAAGGATTGGATCCATTGCAGAAAAGAACTAATAGACAGGAAAAGTGAAGTTGAGAACATTGACTGGTATATCCCACAGGAAACAACTAGTGACTGGAGGTCAGTGTACTTAACAAAACGAAGCATATATAATGCAATCATAGTTCTGCCAGCCCATATGAAACAAGAATTGTTTGATTGCTTAAGAAAGAAAAGTTCTGCATTTCATGTTTCGGATAACAAAACTAGCTCGAAGTTGTTCATGAAGTGTGTCGAGCTTATCTTTGGCTGGCCACATGCTCCTAGAAGATATTTGGCTAGCAAGTTGCATCAGTCAAAGGCACCAAGCCCTACTCCAGATAAAGCTCCCACACCTGCAGTTTCAGCTCCAGCACCATCCGATCAATCACCTTCCAGCACTCCTTCTCCAAGTCCTTCTCCTGGTCCTTCCCCAGCTCGTTCCCCAACTCCTTCTCCAACTCCTTCTCCAACTCCTCAGGCCCAAGTTGAGCCTCCAGCAAAACCAGTTATCCTAACAAATACACCTAAAGTACGCCCACCACCTCCAGCTCGTAAACGTTCACCTCCTGCTCCTCATCCTCCTCCACCAAAGAAAGATGACAAAAATCAGGCAAAAACTATTGTCATTGCTGCAGCTGCAGCAGGAGCAGTTGCCGTCATTGCACTGCTTTTGTGTTGCTGTCTTAAGAGGAGGCGCAAAAAGGTTGATCCGGCTTTTAGAATAAAAGATGATAGACCTCTTCTCAACATGTCCTTGAGTGATTTCTCTGCTG GTTCCTCACAGAAGTCTATGAGCTTAGGAAACTCCAATAACACAGAGTTCATCGCTAATGGTACAAAGTTTGCTAACAATCAGTCCATGAAATCTGAAAATTGTGATTCCTCAGTGGCTGAGCCGATACCATCAGTAGCTGCCTCATCAGCAGTATTTCCTCCCCTAAAGCCTCCTCCTGGAAGATTAGCTTCTCCATCTCCTGCACCACCACCTCCTGCACCGCCaccaacaccaccaccaccaccacgacCTTCAGCACCATCACCACCTCCACCTCCTCCTCCTGGCCCCCGCCCTCCTCCACCTCCAAAGTTAGGTCGCCCTCCACCTGCTCCACCTAAACCAATGGCTGGAAAAACTCAGCTTTCTGGCCCTAAACCTAATGGTGGTTCTAGTGAGGGAGAGGATACTGATGCAGACTCTGGAGCTCACAAAGCTAAGTTGAAGCCATTCTTTTGGGATAAGGTTCTTGCCAACCCCAATGATCAATCCATGGTCTGGCATGAGATCAGTGGAGGATCATTCCA GTTTAATGAGGAGATGATAGAGTCTCTATTTGGTTATAACAACCCTGTGGGCAAGAATAAAAATGAGCGCAAGAAAGAATCATCAAGTTTGGAACCTGCTGTCCAATATATTCAGATAATTGATCCTAAGAAAGCACAAAATCTAGCAATTCTTCTACGAGCATTGAACGTGACAATAGAAGAAGTTGTAGATGCACTTCGAGAAG GTAATGAGCTTCCTATGGAGCTCATCCAAACTTTGTTAAAGATGGCACCAACAACAGAAGAGGAACTGAAGCTTAGGTTATTCACCGGAGATATTTCACAGCTAGGGCCTGCAGAGCGGTTCCTCAAAATATTGGTTGACATCCCATTTGCTTTTAAACGATTAGAGTCAATAATGTTTATGACTTCCCTTCAGGAGGAAGCCTCTGGCGTTAAAGAATCCCTCGCATCTTTAGAG GTTGGGTGCAACAAACTCAGAAAGAGCAGGCTATTCCTAAAACTCTTGGAAGCAGTTCTCAAAACTGGCAACCGCATGAATGATGGTACCTATCGTGGTGGCGCGCAAGCATTTAGGCTTGACACACTCTTGAAGTTGTCAGATgttaaaggaattgatggaAAGACCACACTCTTGCACTTTGTTGTTAGGGAGATCATCCGTTCCGAGGGCATAAGAGCTGTGCGTACAGCCAGAGCAAGCCAAAGTATGTCCAGTGTGAGAACAGAGGATTTTGTTGAAGAACTTGGTGAAGAATCGGAAGAGCACTATCGTAGCCTTGGTCTGCAGGTGGTCTCTGGTCTAAGGGATGAGCTTGAGGATGTTAAAAAGGCAGCCATCATAGATGCAGATAGCCTAACATCTACCGTATCGAAACTTGGCCAATCACTAGTGAAAGCTAGAGACTTTCTAAGGGTTGAGATGCAGAACCTGGATGAAGACAGTGAATTCCATCGTACACTAAAAAGTTTTGTGGAGCATGCAGAAACCGATGTCACATTGCTTTTGGAGGAAGAAAAGAGGATAATGACTCTTGTGAAAAGTACTGCAGATTACTTTCATGGGAAAGCAGGGAGGGATGAAGGTTTGCGCTTATTTGTGATCGTACGAGATTTCTTGATAATCTTAGATAAGGTATGCAAAGAGATCAAAGATTCCACAGAAAAGGCAGCAAAGACTACCACTTCCAAAAAAGATTCTCAAACAGCAGCAGCTACTTCAGAAAATCACCAACCCACACCTTCAGACATTCATCAACGACTATTTCCAGCAATTGCCGGGCGAcgaattgatgatgatgattccaGTTCAGATGATGAGAGTCCATCTCCTTAG